CCTCGACCTGACCGAGCGCAAGGCCCTGGAAGACGAGCTGCGCCGCCACGCCGCCGACCTCGCCGAGGCCGACCACCGCAAGAACCAGTTCATCGCCATGCTCGGCCACGAGCTGCGCAACCCCCTGGCGCCGATCCGCAACGCCGTGCGGATCTTGAAGCAGCGCGGCGGCGACGACCCCGACCTCGCCTGGGCCAGCGACGTGATCGAGCGCCAGGTCGGCCAGCTCTCGCACCTGGTGGGCGACCTGCTGGAGATCGCCCGGGTCAACCGGGGGAAGATCCGGCTGCAGCTCTCGCCGACGGACGTCGCCGCCGTCGTCTCGGCCGCCGTCGAGACCAGCCGGCCCGAGATCGACGCCCACCGCCACCGCCTGACGATCGCCATCCCGCCCGCCAAGACGCTCGTCATGGCCGACCCGATCCGCATGGCGCAGGTCCTCTCCAACCTGCTGCACAACGCCGCCAAGTACACCGACGACGGCGGCACGATCCGGCTGTCGGCGAGCGTCGAGGGCGACCGGGCCGTCTTCCGCGTCCGCGACGACGGCATCGGCATCCCGGCCCCGATGCTCGACCGCGTCTTCGACGTCTTCACCCAGGTCGACCGCACCCTGGACCGTTCGGAAGGGGGCCTGGGCCTGGGCCTCACGCTGGTCCGCAGCCTGGTCGAGATGCACGAGGGGACCGTCGAGGCCCGCAGCGAGGGGCTGGGCCTGGGCTCCGAGTTCATCGTCCGCCTGCCGATCTGGATGGGCCAGCCCGCCGCCGAGCCGGACGACGCCGGCGACGCCGCGGACGTGGCGGGACCGCCCGCCCCCGCGACCGCGTCCACCTCGCCGCGGCGCATCCTGGTGGTCGACGACAACATCGGCTCGGCCCAGAGCCTGGCGATGATCCTCCAGTACGAGGGCCACGAGGTGCAGGTCGCCCACGACGGGCCGACCGCGCTTCAGATCATCTGCTCGCGCGCCTTCGACGTGGTCTTCATGGACATCGGCCTGCCCGGCATGGACGGCTACGAGGTCGCCCGCAACCTTCGCGCCCGCGCCGAGCTGGCCGCCTTGCCCCTGGTCGCCGTCACCGGCTACGCCGAGGACGAGGCCCGCCGCCTCTCCCACGAGGTCGGCTTCGACCACCACCTCGTCAAGCCCGTCGACCCCGACGCCATCCTCGCCGTCGTCGCCTCCCTCGAGTGGGCCGAAGACGCCCCCGCCGACGCCGTGCCGGGGTCGCTCCGGAACTCGGCCTCGTTCGCGGGCGAGGCCGAATGAGAGGCTGTTCCCAAGGGTCGGCTGCGTCCCCGGGCGACGGCCTTCCCCCCTCGCGGCGTCGGTCTCCACAGGATTCCGTCGGTGGTGGTGGGACGGGATCCATGCAGATGACGCGCGGCCTGGATCACGGCAGGACGCGTCGACCGACGGCCGTGTTCAGCCCCATCATGCTGCGACGGTGACGGACCTGGGTGTCGTGGTACTGGCGGACGATCTCGTTGTATTCCCTCTGGGCGACGGCGAAGTCGACCAGGGCCGCCTCGCCCTCATTGTAGCGCCGGAGCGTCTCGTCGCGGATCCGCCGGGCCCCCTGGGCTCGCATGGCGTTGAACGAGGAGACCAGCAGCAGGCCGTTCATGACGGCCACGCCGAGGACGGAGATGAACCCGATCGCGGCCGAGATTGTTGAAGTGCGTGCCCGTGAGGAGGAGCGCCCAGACGCCCCCCAGCGACACCGCGGCGACGTTGGCGAAGATGACGCACGCGTCCAGGAGCGAGCCGAAGGCGAGGTAGAGCAGGACCACGATCAGGGCGAAGGCGACGGCGATGACGAGGCCCATCCGCCGCTCGGCCTGCTCCATCTGGCGGAAATCGCCGCTCCACTCGACGCGATACAGCGCCTCGACCAGCGGGCCGACCCTGGCCTGGGCCTCGGCCACCGCCCCGGCCAGGTCGCGGCCCCGGACGCCGAACTTGACGGCGATCATCCGGTTGCCCTCCTCGCGGTAGATCATCGAGGCCCCCGGGTGGATGAACGACGCCGCGGGGTCGGGGTCCCCGTGGGAGTCGGTCGGGGTGACGAGGTCGCCCAGGCGCCTCCAGGGGGCGTCGCCGAAGTCGCTGACCCCGGCGCTCAGCGAGCTCCCCGCGAATGCGGGCATGTCGCCGCTCGTTCCGATCGAGGCGACGCTCCGGCTCGGTCCGGTCAAGGTCGTACCCTGCGCCGCGGACGCGAGCCCGCCGCTGACCTTGTGGCCGGTGACGTCCACCGGAATGTCGAGGATCGCGGTGTCGCTCTGGCGGAGCCGCTCGGGCCAGCGGAGCGTCACGTCGAAGGATTTCTCGCCCTCGATCATCTGGGTGAACGGCTTGCCGGCCACGGCCGTCTGGATGACGTCTTCGACGGCCTGCACGCTCACGTCCCAGAGGGCGCACTTCTCGCGGTCGATGGGGAATTCGAGGTTCGACTGGCCCTTGATCCGGTAGACTCCGACGTCGGTGAGGCCGCGGACCTCGGAGAGCGTCGCCTCGACGCGGGCGGCCGTCTTCTCCAGCTCGTCGAGGTCGGGGCCGATGATCTTCACCGAGTTCTCCCCCTGCACGCCGGAGAGGACCTCCATGACGTTGTCGCGGATCTGCTGCGAGAAGTTCCAGTTCACCCCGATGATGGTCCGCGACAGCTCGGCGCTCCGTTCGGAAACCAGCTCCGGCTTGGTCCGCGGGCGCTTCGCGGAGAACCACCGCCTCCAGCCGACCTGCTCCTTGACGGCGGGCCACTCCTCCCCGGGCTTGAGCGGGACGAAGAACTCGGCGCTGTAGAAGCTCGTCGGGTCGGTCCCGCCGTCGGGGCCGCCGAGCTGGGCGGCGACCAGTTCCACCTCGGGATATTTCCGCATGATCGACCGGGCCAGCTTCGCCTTGTCGGACACCTCGCCCAGCGAGATGTTGATCGGGAAGATGCTGCGGATCCACATGTGCCCCTCGTCCAGCTCGGGCCTGAACTCGCGCCCCAGCCGCGGCACGGCCCAGCCCGCCGTGGCGACGACCAGGGCGGCGAAGGACGCGAGCGCCAGGCCCCGGTGACGCAGCACGAAGCCGAGCTGCCAGAGGTAGGCCGCCTTGATCCCGCGGACGAGGAAGTTCTCCCGCGAGGGCTTGAGGCGGCGGAACAGCAGCAGGCAGAGCACCGGCGAGAGCGTGCCGGCCAGGAAGAAGGCCCCGGCCAGGGCGAAGGCGTAGGTGTCGGCCATCGGGGCGAAGATCTGCCCCTCGGGCCCGGTCATCGTGAAGAGGGGCAGCATGGCGCAGACCATCACGATCGTCGAGAAGAGGAGGGGCGGCTGAGGATGACCCGCCCCAGGCGGGTGTGGCTGCCGACGGCCACCCCCTGGGAGCCGACGTCCTCCCAGGGCTTGCGCGCCCCCCCCCCTCGACGACGTCCTCGACGCGCACCGGGACGTTGTCGGTCGAGGCGACGACGATCCGGCGGATCTCGCGGATCCGCGAGCAGATCGGGCTGCCGAGGGCGTCCTTCGGGTTGCTCAGCGTGTAGCGGAAGATCTCGCCGATCGGCGACCGGGGCGAGATCTCGGGGACCGCCCCCTCGGGCAGCTCGACCGAGCGGAGGCGGTTGATGACCTCCTGGCGGGCCTGGTTGTAGTCGGCGCCGTAGTCGAACTGGTTGTTGACGAACGCCAGGCCGAAGTGGGCCTTGCTCCGGGAGGCCGTCAGCCCCGGCATCCCCGCCAGCGCGACCTCCAGCGGGATCGTGACCTGCCGTTCGACCTCCTCGGCCGAGGCCCCGGGGTACATCGCGACCACCTCGACGATCGCGGGGGCGGGGTCGGGGTACGCCTCGACGTTGATGTGGAGGAACGAGTAGCCGCCGACCCCGGCGAGCGCGACGGCCATGAGGAGCACGAGCAGGGGATTGTCCACCGACCAGTCGAACAGCTTGTGCACCTATCGGATCGCCCCTCTTCCGGCGGATCACTCGTCCCCGGATCACTCCCGGTCGCGGGCCGCGGCCCGGAGTTCCTTCAAGGCCGCCCGAAGCTCCAGCGCCCCCGAGACGACGACTCGCTCCCCGATCGCGACGGCCTTGGCGAGGTCGCCCTCGCCGGCGCGTGGGGCGGCGGCCCGGACGAAGGCGACGTCGCTGGTGTGGCGGAGGATGGCCACATGCCTCAGCTCGTACGACGGCCGACCCGGGTCGGGCTGGACGAAGACCACGCTCTCGTCGCCGTCCTCCACGAGGGCGGAGGTCGGGATCTCGATCTCGTTCGGATCCGTCGGCATGGGGGATCGAGACCGTGATGAACCGGCCGGCCCGCAGGCGACCCGTGGGGTTGTCCACGTGGCCGGTCACCAGGGCGGTGAGCTGGTTCGAGTCGATGATGTCGCCGATCTCCTCGATGTGCCCCGCCAGCGGCTCGGCGGCCGGGTCGGCCTTGAGCCGGACGGTCCACGAGATGGGGGACGGCAGCGCGAGCAGCACCGGCAGGTCCTCCTCGTAGTTGTGGGCCCAGACGGACAGGCGCCGGAGGTCGGCGATCTTGAAGAGGTCCGAGGTCGTCGCGGCGATGTCGCCGACCGTGACGTTCTTCTCGACGACGGTCCCGCCGAAGGGCGCCCGCACCTCGAGCCTGGCCCAGGACCGCTCGCGGGCCTTGTCGCGCGTGTTCTTGTTGGCGTGCATCTGGTCGGCCTCGGCCTCGACCGAGGCGATCTCCTCGTCGGTCAGCCGCCACGACAGGAGCGTCCGCTCGACCCGCATCACGGCGATCTCGTCGGCCTCGACGGCCCGCTTGGCCTCGCGGACGTTGCGATCGGGGATGGCCTGGTCCTTGAGCAGCCGCTCGAGCGTCTCCTGCTCCAGGCGGAGTTGCGAGAGCGCGTCGACGTATTCGCTCTTCTTCTCCCCCAGCGCCGTGCTCCAGAGGACGGCCAGGAGCTGGCCCTCCTTGACCTCGTCGCCGAACCGGAGCGGGCGCGTGGCGGTCCCGCCAGCGGCGGCCGCGGCCTCCGGGTCGGGCATCGTCCCGACCTCGACCACCTCGCCGTCGAAGCGGGGGTGGACGCGCGCGAGCCGGTTCGCGTCGAGGGCCAGGGATCCCGAGAGCGAAAGGCTGCGGACCTGGTCCGACGCCCGCGCCTCCGTCGTCCGGATCCGGAGCGCATCGACCACGTCGGGCGGGACCTTCAGCACGTCGTCGCGGCCCGCGACGAGCTCGGCCGCGTCGCGTCCGGCCTCAGGCGGTGCCGCGGGAGGGTTTACGCCGATCCTTTCCTCTTCGCGGCCGAAAGACTCGATCGCCCGCAAGATCCGCCCCCGGACGCCGAGCGCGAGGGCCGCTGGCGCCGAGGAGCAGCAGCGTGCGGGAACGGCGGCCCATTCGGCCCTCCCTCGGAAATTGCGTCGGGGATGATCGCAAAATATCCCACCACCCCTCTCGGGAGTTCGTCCGTCCCCTTCGAGGCGCAGCGCACCTTGCTCGCCGGAGGCCCTGGATTCGAGCCGCAAGCCCAGGCCTCGGATGGTTCGGCGAGCCTCCGACCGGCGGACCGCTCAGCGGGCCCGATCCCTCCCAGCAGTCGGGTCGAGACGCACCATCCGCAATACGGGGTGAGACGGGGCCGACGCAGCTGGGTCCGATCGTGGGCCTTCGGCCCCGCGTTTCGCGGACGCTTCACGGATCGAGGGCTCGCCATCCGGTTCATCAAGCCGACCGGCGCCTTGAACGGCGGGCCCGTCGACGTGGCCGCCGAGCATGTGGCCTGCGTCTCGGCGGCTCCGGACATAATCTGGGCCGAGTCGCAAGGCACCGGGGTCTACTTCGTCGGGGGCGGACGTGATCGCCGCCGAGTCCGTCGAGTCGGTCATGGCGGCGCTGGGCCTCGACGCCCATGGCAAGACGATCGATGACATGAGCTGACTTGCTCATGGGTCTGCCAAGCCACGCCGAGGGCTATTCTGCGCGTGAGGCGTCTTCCCCCTCGTACCAGACGCGGAGGCGTGAGAGTCCGCCTTCCCACGGCGAAATCGTCTCGACGTTGAGCACCCGGATCCCCTCGGAGGCGATCCAGTCGTTCGCGGCCTCGACGGCCTGGTCGAACGTCATCGCCTCGTCGTCTTTGCCGAGGCCGAAGAACCCCGGCCGGGGGAGTTTCTGTTGGAAGTCGCGATAAGCGATCAAGACGCCTTCCTTCCGAACGAGCCGCCCGTTGCTCCAGACTCAATCGTATCGTCGCCCGGCGTCCTCGAGGATGACGATCACCGTCCAATCCGGACCACCGTAGGAGAACTCCCGCGCGACGACCGTATAGACGTCGTCGCTCTCGGCGAAACTCACGCGGTCGCCGACCTCGGGCACCAGCGGCGGTTGGTCGCTCTCGACCTCGGAGCCGACGACGTCGATACCCTCGCCGCCGGCGTCGACGAACAGCATCACATACTTCATGCGGCGTCCTCCATTTCATCCGACCCCGACGGCCGGACGACGCGATGGTCCGGGACGCGGCGGTCCAGCGGCGCCGCGACGTATTCGGAGATCGCCCGGCCGCGGCGGTGGGATTGGACCAAGATCAGCTCGAACATGTCAACCGGCAGGTGGCCCGGCCCAACTCCTGGGCCGGGGCGATGTTCGCCCCGCCGAGCGAGGCCCCGGCCGAGAGGACGTCGAGCCCATCGGCGGGCGTCGGCCGGATCGCGTCGATAGCGGCGGCGTGGCGCAAGAGAACCTCACCCAGGCCGACGTCTCCGCCTCCATGCCCTCGCGTCACGGTCCGGGTCGCATGCTCCTCCGCGTCGGCGTCGATCGGCAGCACGCGCCGGCCGCGCTTCGCCATACCGACGGCGATGGTCGCCGCGCAGGCCGACTTGCCGACGCCGCACTTAGAGGATGACGAACGCGATCCGTCGCATCGGCCTCGTCCCCCATCCCCGGCTGGAAGGATCATCGGATGCGACGGCGTGGGGCTTGAGCGTCGGGACGACCAAACGTCGGGAGACCGCGGCGACAACCCTCCCAACCGTCAGGCGTCCCAAGTGCCGTGCTTCAAAGCATGCTGGCGCCCTGAGGCTCCAATGGCCCGGCGTCAGGACCTCGAGGCGTCTGGGGCGCTCGACGCTCCGGCGGCTACGCGGCGGGACGTCATCGCTCCGGTGCTCGGATGATGCGGCGGCCCAGCGGCTGGACGTTTCGTCGGCCGAAGCGTTCCCACGTCAGGGATTGCCACGTCGAGCCTTCACGGCCGCCGGCATCCTCGACGCCTGGGCGTTGGGGCCGAGTCGTCGCGGCGGCTGGACGTCGAAGGCCTTGCACGCTCCAAGGTCGGGAGACCTGGGCGACGCGGCGCCTAGAAGTCATGGCGGTTGACATCGGCATGCGGAGCCATCGGGCCGAGGTGGAAGTGGGGCGGAAACTCCCGGCGTTGCGACTCCGGAATCTCGCCCGACGATCGGGACGCTCCGGAGGTCGGCGGTCCATAGGCGGCCAGGAATAACGCGGACCGAAATTTCTCGCGCGTCCACCTCGCCCGTTGCGCTTCTTCGTCTGGAGACATGGTCCTTCCTCTGAAATTGGATCGTGATCGCGCCCATCCTCTGATGGAAGCCTAGGCCGCGGCTCGCGGGCGCGCAGGACGATCCGAGCAAGATGAGGGCAAGTGGGGCGTGACGTCGCTCGGGCGGACGTCGCCGTTCACCCCCCCGCCGGATTTCGCCCACGCCGAAATGCGTCGCCGAAGGAAGCTGCGCGGCTTTCGGACCTGGGCGGGGGTGCTGCGCCAGGCCTCTGATCGGCCCGCCGCGAAGCCGCCGCCGATCCGCTCGGCCATTCCGCGCCTGACGTCGTCGTGGCGAGCCCCTGGGGGCGGCGAAGGGGGCGCATGGAGCGCGCATCCTTGGTGGGCGGCGGGGCATGGGGGCGGCCGACGTCGTCTTACTCTCGAAAATGCCTGGGACGTACTTCCCGGCCGCGAAGATGCGTGGGCCCTCGGCGGGCGTCGGGTTGGGATCGGGGTTCTTCTCGTCTTCATCCCCCCGGAGAGGGAGAATCCCCCCGGTTCTAAATCTCTCGTTCTGGGAGGCTCTGAATCGTCATCGAAAATGAGCCATCCCCAGGGCGGGCTTTCATAGGCTCCCCCGTCGGGGAGCCTCGCGGCCGGAGCCGCATGGTCTCATGCGTGCCTGGACCGAAAGAATAGGTTCGTTATAATCTAACTATTTTGTCTTTCGCATGTTTTGATCGACGATCTCGACGCCCGCGTCAGATCGAAACGGCACGCCCGTCGAAATGCCATCCAGGGAGACTCTCAAGTTCAACCTCTCCAACCTCGCTCGATTGGCGCGGCGCGGCGCTCTCGCTGCTCGTGGTCGCGGCGTCGGCGGCCTCCGCCGCGAGATCAACTGGGACGGCGTCCCCGACGCCCAGGCCGACCCCGACCCGTTCCCCGGCGAGTTCTTCGCGGGACGCGGGGCCGTGTTCACCACCCCGGGCACGGGCTTCCTGGTCAGCGCCGGCGCCGGCCAGGGCGCGCCGCCGCTCTTCGGCTTCCCGAGCGACTTCCAGGCGTTCAGCGCCCAGCGCCTCTTCACGGCCGTGAACAGCAACGTCACCGACGTCCACTTCGTCGTGCCGGGGACGGACGCCGTCGCCACCACCAGCGCCTTCGGGGTCGTCTTCGTCGACGTCGAGGTGGGCGGGCTGACCAGGATGGAGTTCTTCGACCGGAGCGACAACCTGATCTTCGCCCGCGACGCCCTGATCGGCGGCGATCAGGGGCTGTCCTTCGTCGGCGGCGTGGCCGACGCGGGCGAGCGAATCGCCCGCGTGCGGATCACGTCGGGCCTCGACACGATCGTCGCCAACGGCCAGCTCGGGAACCCCAACGACGACGTCGTCGTCATGGACGACTTCCTCTACGTCGAGCCCGCCGCCGTCGCCGTCCCCGAGCCGTCGAGCCTCGCGCCGGCCGGGTTGGGGATGGTCGGGGTCGTCGTCGGCCTCCGCCGTCGCGACTCGGCCCTCGTTTTGGGGATCGATCACTTCTTCAGATGAGCATCCGCGAAGTTCAGGAACGCCTCCCAGTCGCTGGGCAGCACGTCGTGCTTGCCGGGGCGGTAGCGGTAGCCGATCGTCCCCTTGCTGAGCGAGTCCTCGGCGGGCGAAGGCCATCCGTGGAGCAGGAGCCCGTCGGTCCCGAGCAGGCGATACACGGGATCGGCGGCCTGGCCGGCGAGGAACTCGCCGCGGGGGTCGGCCCACTTGTCGTCCTCGGCGCTGCTGATCAGCACGGGACGCGGGGCGATCAGGGCGATCAGCTCGTGCTGGTCGACGGGGAGCTTGTCCTCGCGGCCGGAATACGGCTTGTAGTTGTCGCAGAACCAGTGCGGGAAGCTCTTGTTGAGGTGCGCCACGTCCTCGCCGAAGTTGCGCCGCGAGAGCGACGCCCCGCCCTCGCCGGAGTTGTTCGAGACGACCAGGGCGAAGCGGGTGTCCTGCGCGCCGGCCCAGAGCGCGGCCTTGCCGAGCCGCGAGTGGCCCATCACGGCGACCTTCGCGGAGTCGATCTCCGGGACGGTCCCCAGGTAGTCGAGCGTCCGGCTCAGGCCCCAGGCCCACGCGCCGATCGCGCCCCACTGGTCGGGGGCGGGCTTGGTCTGGCCGGGGCGGTAGAACAGGGGATGGACGCCGTTGTGGAAGCCGTCGTCGAAGTCGGGGTCGAGGTCGCCGTAGTACACCGTGGCGAGCGCATAGCCACGCTCGACGACCCGCTCGGCGCACCAGCGGTCGGCGACCGTCCCGCGGGCCGCCTCGGTCGCCTTGTGGTCGACGATCCCCGGTCCGTGATCGGCGCGCATCCAGGCCGTGGAGAGCCGCACGCCCGGGTCGCGGCTGACGGCGTGGTTGCCCTCGAAGTTCAGCCCGAGGAACGCCGGGACGCGACGGCCTTCCGCCGCATCCTTCGGCAGGTAGAGGAGCACTTCCATCCGCGGGGCGTCGGCCCCGTCGCCGAACCTGACCGAGACCTCGCGCCGCACCGCCTTGCCGCCGAGCGCCTCGCGGTCTTCCGAGACCATCTCATAGGCCACGGCGATCGGCTTCGGGGGCGTGGGCGTCCGACCGTAGACGTTCGTCTCGAAGAGCCGGAGCAGTTCCGGGCGTCGCACCTTGACCCACAGCTCGGGCGACGTCACGCCCCGGCCCTCGGCCGTCCGCAGCGGGTCGGGCAGCGTGTAGGGCTTGACGGCCGCCTCGTCGTAGTTCGTCTGCGCGTCGACGTCGACGCCGTCCGCCGTCGCCATGATGAAGCCCCCCGCGACGAACCCGCGAATCATCCACCATCGAACGCGTGCGAATCCGTCGATCATCTGTCGACCTCCCCTCGTTGGCCCAGGCTCCGTCGATGATGCCCGGCGCGACGGGCTCGTGCAACAAGGTGGGTCGGCGTCCCGGGAAATCCGACGAGGCCGCGGGGGGCCGTCACCGCCCCGGCATGCTCAGGATGACGTCCCCCTGCGGACGGCGCGCGAGGTCGGAGTCCTCCAGGGCGCGGTCGTCGACCCCGTCGGGGCCGATGGAGTAGACGACGAGCCCGGCGTCGAGCGCCGTCATCTTGAGGGGGCCGTCGCCGAACGGGTCGGCGGGGACGGTCGGTAGGCCGGCCTCCTTGCAGGCTGCGGCCAGATCGTCCGGGTCGGCCCCGCCGTGCGTCGATCGCCAGCGTCGGATCGCGATCAGGCTCAGCGATGCGTCGATGTAGAAGTCGCTCCGGGCCGCGGACAGGGCCATGTCCCGATACGCCGGCGTGAACAACTGCGCCAGCCAGAGGGGGGCCGGGATCTCGTCGACCAGGTGCCGGGCCGCCAGCTCATGGAACCGACGCATCCGTTCGGAGTATCGGGACGTCGCGGGCGCGGTCATCGCCGCCGCGAAATCGTCCAGCACGCGGTGCTCCTGGATCCAGTCCGGCCAGGCGTGCAGGATCAGGGCCTCGATCCCTTCCCTGGGTTGGATCCAGGCGCCCTCGGCGTCGACCTTGGCCGTCGGACCCAGGAGCGAGGCGGCCCGGTCGTCCGAGACCGGCTCGTCGACGGGGCGGCCGTCCGGCCCCGCCGCGGGGAACCGCCGATCCTGCAGGGCGCGCAGGAGCGTCCGCAGCATGACGTACTCGCCCTTCGCGCCGGTCGCGAAGCGATCCAGCCCGGTCGACTCGTGCTCCCGGAGGACGGCGGTCAGGCGGTCGCAATGCTCGACCTTCAGAGCGGGGGAGCGGAGGAGCGCGGGCAGGATCTGGAGGAGCGCCACATGGTCGATCGAAGCGCTGACGAGTTGAGAAATGTAGATCCCGCGGGGCCGAAGGTCGCGGCTCAGGCGGAGGAGCGAGGCGACGTCCCGGATCGGCCGCTCGATCTCGCCGTCCTCGACGTCGCGGAAGGCGCGCAGCCGAGCCGCCCGCGCGACGACGCGGGCGAGCTGGGCGTGGGGGATGCGCATGTCGGTCGCGAGCCCCGTCGCGAAGACGCACTCGGGACGCCGCTGGGCGGCGGCGAGCTTCCGGAAGCCCTCGCTCAGGTCGGCCAGCAGCGCGTCGGCCGCCTCGCGGTCGATCTTCTCGGGCTGCTTCAAGTTGGCTTCATGCAGGGCGCCGATCCGTTCCTGGCGACCCCCGGCGGCCGCGACGGGGGTCATGCCGGCGGCCGTCAAGCAGGCGTCGGCGTCCGCCCCGAACTCGGCGAACGCCTCGAAGTACAGCGGGGCGGCGTTCCTCCCCGGCGCGGGGTAGGTGAAGAACGCCTCGACGTCGAACGGGGCCCCGGCCTTCAGCCAGTCCGGGCACGAGACCACCGCGCCGGGATTCCGAGGCTCCTCGCCCACCGCCGCGCCGACCGCGACCGCGGCCAGTCCCACGCACACGCAGACGATCCGGCCCATGGCAAACCTCCCAGGAAACGTCGGCCGGCCACATTACCAGCACGCGACGCTGATCGCCGGAGGACGTCGTCGCGCGTGACATCGGTCGATCATGATACGTCGACACGATCGACACCGGAAGGGACGGCCTCGCGTGCGGCGCAGCGGAGTCGTCACGATTTCGAGAGCCGGCCGCTCGCGCATCCTCGACGATCGAGGAGCATCGTCGTCGCCGACCTGGCTTGCATCCCCGCCGCTCGTCGTGCCGCCTGACGCCTCGAAGTCACGTCGAAGGGGGAGGCGGCGGAG
The DNA window shown above is from Paludisphaera mucosa and carries:
- a CDS encoding efflux RND transporter permease subunit, translating into MVCAMLPLFTMTGPEGQIFAPMADTYAFALAGAFFLAGTLSPVLCLLLFRRLKPSRENFLVRGIKAAYLWQLGFVLRHRGLALASFAALVVATAGWAVPRLGREFRPELDEGHMWIRSIFPINISLGEVSDKAKLARSIMRKYPEVELVAAQLGGPDGGTDPTSFYSAEFFVPLKPGEEWPAVKEQVGWRRWFSAKRPRTKPELVSERSAELSRTIIGVNWNFSQQIRDNVMEVLSGVQGENSVKIIGPDLDELEKTAARVEATLSEVRGLTDVGVYRIKGQSNLEFPIDREKCALWDVSVQAVEDVIQTAVAGKPFTQMIEGEKSFDVTLRWPERLRQSDTAILDIPVDVTGHKVSGGLASAAQGTTLTGPSRSVASIGTSGDMPAFAGSSLSAGVSDFGDAPWRRLGDLVTPTDSHGDPDPAASFIHPGASMIYREEGNRMIAVKFGVRGRDLAGAVAEAQARVGPLVEALYRVEWSGDFRQMEQAERRMGLVIAVAFALIVVLLYLAFGSLLDACVIFANVAAVSLGGVWALLLTGTHFNNLGRDRVHLRPRRGRHERPAAGLLVQRHASPGGPADPRRDAPALQ
- a CDS encoding ParA family protein → MILPAGDGGRGRCDGSRSSSSKCGVGKSACAATIAVGMAKRGRRVLPIDADAEEHATRTVTRGHGGGDVGLGEVLLRHAAAIDAIRPTPADGLDVLSAGASLGGANIAPAQELGRATCRLTCSS
- a CDS encoding PEP-CTERM sorting domain-containing protein (PEP-CTERM proteins occur, often in large numbers, in the proteomes of bacteria that also encode an exosortase, a predicted intramembrane cysteine proteinase. The presence of a PEP-CTERM domain at a protein's C-terminus predicts cleavage within the sorting domain, followed by covalent anchoring to some some component of the (usually Gram-negative) cell surface. Many PEP-CTERM proteins exhibit an unusual sequence composition that includes large numbers of potential glycosylation sites. Expression of one such protein has been shown restore the ability of a bacterium to form floc, a type of biofilm.) — protein: MPSRETLKFNLSNLARLARRGALAARGRGVGGLRREINWDGVPDAQADPDPFPGEFFAGRGAVFTTPGTGFLVSAGAGQGAPPLFGFPSDFQAFSAQRLFTAVNSNVTDVHFVVPGTDAVATTSAFGVVFVDVEVGGLTRMEFFDRSDNLIFARDALIGGDQGLSFVGGVADAGERIARVRITSGLDTIVANGQLGNPNDDVVVMDDFLYVEPAAVAVPEPSSLAPAGLGMVGVVVGLRRRDSALVLGIDHFFR
- a CDS encoding glucuronyl esterase domain-containing protein — encoded protein: MIDGFARVRWWMIRGFVAGGFIMATADGVDVDAQTNYDEAAVKPYTLPDPLRTAEGRGVTSPELWVKVRRPELLRLFETNVYGRTPTPPKPIAVAYEMVSEDREALGGKAVRREVSVRFGDGADAPRMEVLLYLPKDAAEGRRVPAFLGLNFEGNHAVSRDPGVRLSTAWMRADHGPGIVDHKATEAARGTVADRWCAERVVERGYALATVYYGDLDPDFDDGFHNGVHPLFYRPGQTKPAPDQWGAIGAWAWGLSRTLDYLGTVPEIDSAKVAVMGHSRLGKAALWAGAQDTRFALVVSNNSGEGGASLSRRNFGEDVAHLNKSFPHWFCDNYKPYSGREDKLPVDQHELIALIAPRPVLISSAEDDKWADPRGEFLAGQAADPVYRLLGTDGLLLHGWPSPAEDSLSKGTIGYRYRPGKHDVLPSDWEAFLNFADAHLKK